One stretch of Balneola sp. MJW-20 DNA includes these proteins:
- a CDS encoding SPOR domain-containing protein — protein sequence MIKYILSALLFLLMISCAGSNELLRENESEISGDEPNEMLTQETAETFFSDRIQLADLWYSMENKIPDAFTEIPVQREVAKNPFQGYRIQIYSGQDVVGADTVAANFRAWADTTIANYVPETYVFFKTPYYRVHVGDFHDRSRAYRFSNVVKRAFRGAWVVYDEVQPGRVLPDTTEIMLIEADTVRAIR from the coding sequence ATGATCAAATACATTCTATCTGCCCTTTTATTTTTGCTGATGATAAGTTGTGCCGGCAGCAATGAACTGCTTCGTGAAAATGAATCAGAAATTTCCGGAGATGAACCAAATGAAATGTTGACCCAAGAAACAGCGGAAACTTTCTTTTCTGATCGTATTCAGCTTGCGGACCTATGGTATAGCATGGAAAACAAGATCCCTGATGCCTTTACTGAGATCCCGGTGCAGCGGGAAGTGGCTAAAAATCCATTTCAGGGTTACAGAATTCAGATCTATTCGGGTCAGGATGTGGTTGGTGCGGATACTGTAGCCGCGAATTTCCGCGCATGGGCGGATACTACGATCGCTAATTATGTGCCCGAAACCTATGTTTTCTTTAAAACCCCTTATTATCGGGTGCATGTGGGCGATTTTCACGACCGAAGCCGGGCTTATCGTTTCTCTAATGTCGTAAAAAGAGCCTTCAGGGGAGCCTGGGTTGTATATGATGAAGTTCAACCTGGCCGGGTGCTACCCGATACTACAGAAATTATGCTGATCGAAGCGGATACCGTTCGCGCTATACGTTAA
- the deoC gene encoding deoxyribose-phosphate aldolase, with the protein MSIDFKTTVPVDQIGVEERVARLNSRSIKKESKMQALKLALSMIDLTTLEGKDSQGKVIQLCQKAKRPLPSMPDLPTVAAICVYPSMVSVAKKALKGTDINVASVATAFPSGQAPLDVKIRDTKFAVAEGADEVDMVISRGEFLSGEFQKVYDEIAAIKEACGPAHLKVILETGELHTYENVRKASDIAMYAGADFIKTSTGKISPAATQPVTLVMLEAIRDYFYKTGKMIGMKPAGGIRSAKQAIQYLVLVKETLGAAWLDNEYFRFGASSLTNDILMQIVKQQTGRYQSKDYFTLD; encoded by the coding sequence ATGAGTATAGACTTCAAAACAACGGTCCCGGTCGACCAGATCGGAGTTGAGGAAAGAGTGGCGCGGCTTAATTCCCGAAGCATCAAAAAAGAGTCGAAAATGCAGGCTCTTAAACTGGCTTTATCTATGATAGACCTTACGACCCTGGAAGGAAAAGATTCTCAGGGAAAGGTTATTCAGCTTTGTCAGAAAGCAAAGCGCCCATTGCCCTCCATGCCGGATCTTCCCACCGTAGCTGCAATCTGTGTATACCCGAGTATGGTTTCGGTAGCAAAGAAAGCACTAAAGGGTACTGACATCAATGTAGCCAGTGTTGCAACCGCCTTCCCGTCGGGACAGGCTCCTCTTGATGTAAAGATCCGTGATACAAAATTTGCAGTTGCGGAAGGTGCTGATGAAGTAGACATGGTGATCTCCAGAGGTGAATTCCTTTCCGGAGAGTTCCAGAAAGTCTATGACGAGATTGCTGCTATTAAAGAAGCCTGTGGACCCGCACATCTGAAAGTAATACTCGAAACAGGTGAACTTCATACCTACGAGAATGTAAGGAAGGCCAGTGATATCGCAATGTACGCCGGAGCAGATTTCATCAAAACCTCAACCGGGAAAATCAGTCCCGCCGCAACGCAGCCGGTTACCCTGGTCATGCTGGAAGCTATCCGTGATTATTTCTACAAGACCGGTAAGATGATCGGCATGAAACCGGCTGGCGGAATAAGATCTGCGAAACAAGCGATCCAATACCTGGTATTAGTTAAAGAGACCCTTGGTGCCGCCTGGCTGGATAATGAGTACTTCCGCTTTGGTGCCAGCTCACTTACAAATGATATACTGATGCAGATCGTCAAACAGCAGACCGGCCGGTATCAATCAAAAGATTATTTCACACTGGACTGA
- the nusB gene encoding transcription antitermination factor NusB, protein MNRREVRETVLKALYAFQMSKDSLDHIMKTVVKDAVSDDKETRRFAEQLLFRTVEQQDDLDIVIAMHIRNWEIQRLAAIDRLILQMSLCEFLNFEEIPTKVTINEAIEIAKRYSTAKSSRFINGILDAALEDLNEQGRINKTGRGLINKTVGKE, encoded by the coding sequence ATGAATCGACGAGAAGTAAGAGAAACCGTTTTAAAAGCACTCTATGCTTTCCAGATGAGTAAAGACTCACTGGACCATATTATGAAAACCGTTGTGAAAGACGCGGTCTCTGATGACAAGGAAACCCGAAGATTCGCTGAACAACTCTTGTTCAGAACTGTGGAACAACAAGATGATCTCGATATTGTCATTGCTATGCATATTCGAAACTGGGAGATACAAAGACTGGCTGCTATTGATCGTCTTATCCTTCAAATGTCTCTTTGTGAGTTCCTTAATTTTGAGGAGATCCCTACGAAAGTGACCATCAACGAAGCTATTGAGATCGCCAAAAGATATTCAACAGCCAAGTCCAGCCGTTTCATTAACGGGATCCTGGATGCTGCCCTGGAAGATCTGAACGAGCAAGGGCGTATAAACAAGACCGGAAGAGGACTTATCAATAAAACGGTTGGTAAAGAATGA
- a CDS encoding phytoene desaturase family protein: MKIIVIGAGLGGLATAAMLAAAGQDVTVFERTGGFGGKMNQKKLEGYRFDTGPSLFTMPDVLRKVFSECGKDMDDYLELTALEPLCRYFYQDGTVFNSYHDRQKDLDEIERIAPEDKSSYIRFLEYSEVLYQKTSDAFLFNPLYSFSDLKNLDLFSFFGIDAFNTVAKRVDQYFESPYLKKFFKRFTTYNGSSPYRAPATLNVIPHVEVNEGGYYVKGGLYKIARSLYDLAEEMGVKFHFNSPVDRINTLSDKITGVALSDGREFSSDIVISNSDSTETIVKLLSKKTVSARKKRKASEIEPSCSGFVMLLGVDKIYPELAHHNIFFTKNYEKEFQEIFDDKVMPEDPTIYVANTSYSDPEHAPDASSNLFILVNAPYLSEHYDWKELASEYGHKVINELENRGLDGLSDHIRVKELVTPVDFYEKYRSNRGSIYGTSSNNRNAAFIRPRNKFRGIAGLYMTGGSTHPGGGIPLVMQSALNVIELIDRYEGV, from the coding sequence TTGAAGATCATAGTTATCGGTGCGGGACTGGGGGGACTTGCAACAGCGGCCATGTTGGCTGCTGCGGGGCAGGATGTCACCGTATTTGAACGAACGGGTGGTTTTGGCGGTAAAATGAATCAGAAAAAGCTGGAAGGCTATCGCTTTGACACCGGTCCTTCCTTATTTACCATGCCGGATGTACTCAGAAAGGTCTTCTCAGAATGCGGCAAAGATATGGATGACTATTTAGAGCTGACAGCTCTCGAACCATTATGCCGGTATTTTTATCAGGACGGTACGGTCTTCAATAGTTACCATGACCGACAAAAAGATCTCGATGAAATTGAAAGAATTGCACCAGAAGATAAGAGCTCCTATATCCGTTTTCTGGAATATTCTGAAGTTCTATACCAAAAAACCTCTGATGCTTTCCTTTTCAACCCGCTTTACTCCTTTTCAGATCTGAAAAACCTGGACCTGTTTTCTTTTTTTGGTATAGATGCCTTCAATACGGTTGCTAAACGAGTCGATCAATATTTTGAGAGTCCATATCTCAAAAAATTCTTTAAGCGCTTTACTACTTATAATGGTTCATCTCCTTACAGAGCTCCCGCAACCCTTAATGTCATCCCGCATGTAGAAGTAAACGAAGGCGGGTATTATGTAAAAGGTGGATTATATAAGATTGCCCGGAGTTTGTATGACCTTGCTGAAGAAATGGGTGTGAAATTCCATTTTAACAGTCCGGTAGACCGAATTAATACTTTATCCGATAAGATCACGGGTGTCGCTCTATCGGATGGCCGTGAATTTTCATCCGATATTGTTATTTCCAACAGTGATTCTACAGAGACGATCGTTAAATTACTTAGTAAGAAAACTGTCTCTGCCAGAAAGAAAAGAAAAGCTTCAGAAATCGAACCTTCCTGTTCCGGTTTTGTCATGCTGCTCGGAGTCGACAAAATATATCCGGAACTTGCTCATCATAACATATTTTTCACGAAGAATTACGAGAAGGAATTCCAGGAGATCTTTGATGATAAGGTCATGCCGGAAGATCCTACGATCTACGTAGCCAATACATCCTATTCCGATCCGGAGCATGCACCTGATGCATCTTCGAATCTATTTATACTGGTTAATGCACCTTACCTGAGTGAACATTATGACTGGAAGGAACTTGCCTCTGAATATGGACACAAAGTGATCAACGAACTGGAGAATCGGGGATTAGACGGACTTTCAGACCACATCAGGGTAAAGGAACTGGTAACCCCGGTAGATTTTTATGAGAAATACCGCTCAAACCGAGGAAGTATTTACGGCACTTCTTCAAATAACCGTAATGCTGCCTTTATCAGGCCAAGAAATAAATTCCGCGGAATTGCAGGTTTATATATGACGGGAGGATCTACACACCCCGGAGGCGGCATTCCCTTAGTGATGCAGTCTGCTCTAAACGTAATTGAGCTGATAGACCGCTATGAAGGGGTCTGA
- the ychF gene encoding redox-regulated ATPase YchF — MSLRCGIVGLPNVGKSTLFNALSNAGAESANFPFCTIDPNVGMVPVPDERLDNLSELVGSAQVIPATIEFVDIAGLVKGASEGKGKGNAFLSHIREVDLILHVVRCFDDTDIIHVEGSVDPERDIHIIEDELILKDLESVEKRVDNLKKQAKSGDKAIVAQLEIVERLRVHLEEGNSARTFDLSAEQRELIKELFLLSSKPVLYACNVGESDINSGNDYVEEVKKIASQHDDEVVMFCAKIEAEIAELDDDEKEMFLEELGVESGGLDRLIKGAYAELGLITYFTAGPKEARAWTIRKGTKAPQAAGVIHTDFEKGFIRAETIAYSDFDELGSEKAAKEAGKMRQEGKEYVVADGDVMLFRFNV, encoded by the coding sequence ATGAGTTTAAGATGTGGTATTGTCGGGCTTCCGAACGTAGGGAAGTCCACTTTGTTTAACGCTTTGAGTAATGCGGGGGCTGAGTCCGCTAATTTTCCTTTTTGTACGATAGATCCCAATGTGGGAATGGTGCCCGTACCTGATGAAAGACTGGACAATCTCTCTGAACTGGTGGGTTCTGCTCAGGTCATCCCAGCAACTATCGAATTCGTTGACATCGCCGGCCTGGTAAAAGGGGCATCGGAAGGAAAGGGTAAGGGAAATGCTTTTTTATCTCACATACGTGAGGTTGATCTCATCCTGCATGTGGTACGTTGTTTTGATGATACTGATATAATTCATGTCGAGGGATCTGTAGATCCGGAACGTGATATTCATATTATTGAAGATGAACTTATCCTGAAGGATCTGGAAAGTGTTGAAAAGAGGGTTGATAACCTCAAGAAACAGGCTAAGAGTGGTGACAAAGCTATCGTAGCACAGCTGGAGATCGTGGAGAGACTTCGGGTCCATCTTGAAGAGGGCAACAGTGCACGGACATTCGATCTAAGCGCTGAACAGAGAGAGCTGATCAAAGAACTCTTCCTATTATCATCGAAACCGGTTCTGTATGCCTGTAATGTAGGAGAGTCAGATATTAACTCCGGTAATGATTATGTGGAAGAAGTGAAAAAGATCGCATCACAGCATGACGATGAAGTGGTTATGTTTTGTGCTAAGATCGAAGCAGAGATCGCGGAACTGGATGATGATGAAAAGGAAATGTTTCTGGAAGAGCTGGGTGTAGAAAGTGGAGGACTGGATCGTCTGATCAAAGGGGCCTATGCTGAATTAGGTCTGATCACTTATTTCACAGCAGGGCCAAAAGAAGCTCGGGCCTGGACCATACGAAAGGGAACCAAAGCACCTCAGGCGGCAGGAGTGATCCATACTGATTTTGAGAAAGGTTTTATACGGGCAGAAACCATTGCCTATTCTGATTTTGATGAACTTGGATCAGAAAAAGCGGCTAAAGAAGCCGGTAAAATGCGACAGGAAGGAAAAGAATATGTGGTTGCTGATGGAGATGTAATGCTTTTCCGTTTTAACGTATAG
- a CDS encoding metallophosphoesterase family protein encodes MSNKIRYIAIGDVHGCINSLISLIDSLRGEITDSTYLVFLGDYVDRGPESKSVIDYLLKLRDEFQCIFIRGNHDQMLLDAFDNDQWALWLQNGGAETLESYGLDIGEKDFPQEHLDFLRQTRLYWDTPEFLFVHGGIDPDKTVSEVLETVQDKRSFMWERSHINQEYNEWEKTVVFGHTPVKSPLIKDKMIGMDTGCVYPSMGYGNLSAMILPEMDLHQQECTDL; translated from the coding sequence ATGAGCAATAAGATCAGGTATATTGCCATTGGTGATGTCCATGGTTGCATAAATTCACTCATTAGTCTAATTGATTCCCTAAGAGGTGAGATCACAGATTCTACTTACCTGGTTTTTCTGGGTGATTATGTGGACCGTGGACCGGAAAGCAAGTCGGTTATCGATTATCTGTTAAAACTCAGAGATGAGTTTCAATGTATCTTCATCCGGGGTAATCATGATCAGATGTTGCTGGATGCCTTTGATAATGATCAATGGGCATTATGGTTGCAAAACGGGGGTGCTGAAACACTTGAAAGTTATGGGCTCGATATCGGAGAAAAAGATTTTCCTCAGGAGCATCTGGATTTCCTGAGACAAACCCGCTTATACTGGGATACTCCGGAATTTCTTTTTGTACACGGTGGAATTGACCCGGACAAAACGGTTTCAGAAGTACTGGAGACCGTTCAAGATAAGCGCTCGTTTATGTGGGAAAGGTCTCATATAAATCAGGAATATAATGAATGGGAAAAGACCGTAGTATTTGGTCATACTCCTGTAAAAAGTCCTCTCATAAAAGATAAAATGATAGGAATGGACACCGGATGTGTCTATCCGTCTATGGGCTATGGAAATTTATCGGCAATGATCCTGCCGGAAATGGATCTTCATCAACAAGAATGTACAGACCTTTAG
- a CDS encoding aldehyde dehydrogenase family protein, with amino-acid sequence MSESETKEETYKATSPNSKLEFASFWDYAPAPESDDHVEIREKYDLFIGGKFVKPSKGRYFSTTNPATGESICEIAEATQKDVDKAVKAARKAFKGEWSDISPKERGKYIFRIARMIQERAREFAVLESKDGGKPIRESRDVDIPLAAAHFFYYAGWADKLEYAFPGKTPEPVGVCGQIIPWNFPLLMLAWKIAPALACGNTVVLKPAETTSLTALKFAELIKDAGLPDGVVNIVTGAGQTGAEIVNHKDIDKIAFTGSTQVGKIIQKSLAGTDTRYSLELGGKGAMLIFEDAPVDQAVEGIINAIFFNQGHVCCAGSRLLVQEGIAEEVIRKLKDRMETLIVGDPLDKNTDVGAINSQQQFDTIKEYLEIGEDEGAEIYQPQCSIPEKGYFIPPTLLTNVAQSNRVVQEEIFGPVLTIQTFRTADEGIEKANNTPYGLAGGIWTDKGSKIFKVGSKMRSGVVWSNTYNKFDPTSPFGGYKESGVGREGGLQGLYAYVNLK; translated from the coding sequence ATGTCAGAATCAGAGACTAAAGAAGAAACCTACAAAGCTACCTCCCCTAACTCTAAGCTGGAATTTGCTTCCTTCTGGGATTATGCCCCTGCACCGGAAAGTGATGATCATGTTGAGATAAGGGAAAAATATGATCTGTTTATCGGTGGTAAGTTTGTTAAACCATCCAAAGGGCGCTACTTCAGTACCACCAATCCCGCTACCGGTGAATCGATATGCGAGATCGCTGAAGCTACTCAGAAGGATGTTGATAAGGCCGTTAAAGCTGCCAGAAAAGCATTCAAAGGAGAATGGTCAGATATATCGCCAAAGGAAAGAGGAAAATATATATTCCGCATTGCCCGGATGATCCAGGAAAGAGCACGTGAATTTGCAGTTCTGGAGTCAAAGGACGGGGGAAAACCCATACGTGAATCGCGTGATGTTGATATACCCCTGGCTGCTGCTCACTTCTTTTATTATGCCGGCTGGGCAGATAAACTGGAATATGCATTTCCGGGAAAAACTCCTGAACCCGTAGGAGTATGCGGTCAGATCATTCCCTGGAATTTCCCTTTGCTAATGCTGGCCTGGAAGATAGCTCCTGCCCTGGCATGCGGTAATACCGTAGTATTGAAGCCGGCGGAAACCACTTCCCTGACCGCACTTAAATTTGCTGAACTGATCAAGGACGCAGGACTCCCTGATGGAGTGGTAAATATTGTAACCGGAGCGGGTCAGACCGGAGCTGAGATCGTGAATCATAAAGATATCGATAAGATCGCATTTACCGGATCAACTCAGGTTGGCAAGATCATACAGAAGTCACTTGCAGGGACCGATACCCGCTATTCTCTTGAGCTTGGTGGCAAAGGTGCCATGCTTATTTTTGAGGATGCCCCAGTTGACCAGGCAGTGGAAGGAATCATTAATGCTATTTTCTTCAATCAGGGACATGTTTGCTGTGCAGGCTCCAGGTTACTGGTTCAGGAAGGAATTGCCGAAGAAGTGATCCGCAAATTAAAAGACCGTATGGAAACTCTGATCGTGGGTGATCCGCTGGATAAGAATACCGATGTAGGTGCTATAAATTCACAGCAACAGTTCGATACTATTAAAGAATACCTGGAGATCGGTGAAGATGAAGGTGCTGAGATCTATCAGCCACAGTGCAGTATTCCTGAAAAAGGATACTTCATCCCTCCCACTCTTTTGACCAATGTGGCTCAGTCGAACCGGGTAGTACAGGAAGAGATATTCGGTCCTGTATTGACCATACAAACCTTTCGTACTGCTGATGAAGGAATCGAGAAGGCTAATAACACCCCATATGGTCTTGCCGGAGGTATCTGGACTGATAAAGGATCAAAAATATTCAAGGTCGGATCCAAAATGAGATCCGGCGTGGTCTGGTCAAATACATACAATAAATTTGATCCTACTTCTCCTTTTGGAGGATATAAAGAAAGTGGTGTGGGTCGTGAAGGTGGGCTTCAGGGACTCTACGCTTACGTAAATCTTAAATAA
- a CDS encoding metallophosphoesterase has product MIKIGLISDTHSYLDPQVGEFFSDRDEIWHAGDFGNLEIAEELEKIAPLIGVYGNIDGEDIRNKYPLHQRFDREGVDIWMTHIGGIPGRYCIPIREEIENNPPQLFICGHSHILKVARDQELNKMLYINPGAAGKQGFHVYRTIMRFTIDDGKVSNVEVINLGIQTPS; this is encoded by the coding sequence ATGATCAAAATAGGGCTTATTTCTGATACTCATAGTTACCTGGATCCTCAGGTCGGGGAATTTTTCTCAGACAGAGATGAGATCTGGCATGCCGGAGATTTCGGTAATCTGGAGATCGCAGAGGAACTGGAAAAGATCGCCCCTCTGATCGGAGTGTATGGAAATATAGACGGGGAAGATATCCGGAATAAATATCCTTTGCATCAGCGTTTCGATCGTGAAGGAGTGGATATCTGGATGACGCATATAGGAGGCATTCCGGGCCGATACTGCATTCCCATCAGAGAAGAGATCGAGAATAACCCGCCACAGCTTTTTATCTGCGGTCACTCTCATATACTTAAAGTAGCCCGGGACCAGGAATTGAATAAAATGCTTTATATCAATCCCGGAGCAGCAGGTAAACAAGGCTTTCATGTCTATCGTACTATCATGCGCTTCACCATAGATGATGGCAAGGTCAGCAATGTAGAAGTGATCAACCTGGGTATTCAGACCCCTTCATAG
- a CDS encoding aldehyde dehydrogenase family protein has translation MSDRIDVLKTYKMYIGGNFPRTESGRYYKVYNEDEELLANACRATRKDFRNAMVAARGAFSGWSERSAYNKGQILYRIAEMMESRREQFIKELGPLGFSNQEAHADVDASIDRLVYYAGWTDKIQQVFGSINPVASSHFNFSLMDPTGVVAAFAPEHSPLLGLVSVIAPIIAGGNTCVVLASEVHPLPSITFAEVLNSSDVPGGVVNILTGLKEELTEHFSSHMDVNAVFYSDNLSNDMRMMIDENASNNLKRVIRRPVKDWYDEESKSPYFITDFMETKTTWHPIGY, from the coding sequence ATGTCAGACAGAATAGACGTATTAAAGACCTATAAGATGTATATCGGGGGTAATTTTCCCCGAACCGAATCCGGCCGTTATTACAAGGTTTACAATGAAGATGAAGAATTGCTGGCAAATGCCTGCCGTGCTACACGGAAAGATTTTCGTAATGCAATGGTAGCAGCCAGAGGAGCATTTTCAGGTTGGTCAGAAAGATCTGCTTACAATAAAGGCCAGATCCTGTACCGTATTGCCGAGATGATGGAATCCCGCCGGGAGCAATTTATAAAAGAACTGGGGCCTCTGGGTTTCAGTAATCAGGAAGCACATGCTGATGTGGATGCTTCCATTGACCGGCTTGTCTATTATGCGGGATGGACCGACAAGATCCAGCAGGTATTTGGAAGTATTAATCCGGTAGCAAGCTCTCATTTTAATTTCAGTTTGATGGATCCAACCGGAGTAGTGGCAGCATTTGCTCCTGAGCACAGTCCTTTACTTGGACTGGTTTCCGTTATCGCTCCGATCATTGCCGGAGGGAATACCTGCGTAGTTCTGGCTTCTGAAGTCCATCCATTACCCTCCATAACATTTGCAGAAGTATTAAACTCATCAGACGTCCCGGGAGGTGTTGTTAATATTCTGACCGGATTAAAAGAGGAACTAACGGAACATTTTAGTTCACATATGGATGTAAACGCAGTGTTTTACTCTGATAATCTTTCTAATGATATGAGAATGATGATCGACGAAAATGCGTCAAATAATCTTAAACGAGTGATACGTCGTCCTGTAAAAGACTGGTATGATGAAGAGAGTAAGTCCCCTTATTTTATAACAGACTTCATGGAAACAAAAACCACCTGGCATCCGATTGGCTACTAA
- a CDS encoding glycosyltransferase family 2 protein yields the protein MQGFSIIIVSWNALHYLKEYLPSVAETNYDQFEIILADNNSEDGSAEWVEQNYPDIKVARLDKNYGYCGGNNRAVPYSKYDKLIFLNNDVKVDENWLTALEHAFDEPDVAAAQPKLRAIEHPDHFEYAGAAGGFMDKYGFPFCQGRVFDHVEKDEGQYEMARDIFWASGAALAIRKELFTGSGGFDEDFEFHMEEIDLCWRLQNLGYRIRYAPGSIVYHLGGGSLPMGSPRKVYYNFRNSLFMLWKNYSAASLLIRLPIRLKMDVLAAYKALFSGNPKEWWAIARAHLHFVASLGKMNKKRKVLKNKRIHGSDPENMYNVSVVWRYFIGGKKTFSEIVPETAIEQVSQ from the coding sequence GTGCAAGGCTTTAGTATCATCATCGTTTCATGGAATGCTCTTCATTATCTGAAGGAATACCTGCCATCTGTTGCGGAAACGAATTATGATCAATTCGAGATCATTTTGGCGGATAATAATTCAGAGGACGGATCTGCTGAATGGGTAGAACAAAACTACCCGGATATAAAGGTCGCTCGTCTTGACAAGAATTACGGATACTGCGGTGGCAACAACCGGGCTGTACCCTATTCTAAGTATGACAAGCTTATCTTTCTGAATAATGATGTGAAAGTTGATGAGAACTGGCTGACAGCATTAGAGCACGCTTTTGATGAACCCGATGTAGCTGCAGCTCAGCCTAAACTACGGGCCATTGAGCATCCTGATCATTTTGAATATGCAGGGGCAGCCGGTGGTTTTATGGATAAATATGGTTTTCCATTTTGTCAGGGCCGGGTTTTTGATCATGTAGAAAAGGATGAAGGCCAGTACGAGATGGCCAGGGATATATTCTGGGCATCCGGAGCGGCTCTTGCTATCCGAAAAGAATTGTTTACGGGATCTGGTGGATTTGATGAGGATTTTGAATTTCACATGGAAGAGATCGATCTATGCTGGAGACTGCAGAATCTGGGTTATCGCATACGTTATGCTCCCGGTAGTATCGTCTATCATTTAGGAGGAGGTTCATTGCCAATGGGCTCACCCCGCAAAGTATATTACAATTTCCGTAACAGCCTGTTCATGTTATGGAAAAATTACTCGGCCGCTTCACTGCTGATCCGACTCCCCATACGTCTGAAAATGGATGTACTGGCAGCATATAAAGCTTTATTCAGTGGAAACCCGAAAGAATGGTGGGCAATTGCTCGAGCACATCTTCATTTTGTAGCTTCTCTCGGAAAGATGAACAAAAAAAGAAAAGTGCTGAAAAATAAACGTATTCACGGTTCAGACCCTGAGAACATGTATAATGTTTCGGTGGTTTGGAGATATTTTATCGGGGGGAAGAAAACATTTTCTGAAATAGTACCAGAAACGGCAATTGAACAAGTAAGCCAATAA
- a CDS encoding DUF1761 domain-containing protein, which translates to MELDMEGMDVNWLAVLAATLIGFVIGFLWYGPLFGKQWMAASGMTEEKAQQGNMAKIFGFSFIFQALMAVCLAFFLADPSIGLQEGAYYGFLTGFGWVAPAIAITSLFEQRSWSYISIHASYWIVVFTLMGLILGAWK; encoded by the coding sequence ATGGAGTTAGATATGGAAGGAATGGATGTTAACTGGCTGGCTGTGCTGGCTGCTACACTCATAGGATTTGTGATCGGTTTTTTGTGGTACGGACCCTTATTCGGAAAACAATGGATGGCTGCTTCGGGTATGACCGAAGAAAAAGCACAACAGGGAAATATGGCAAAGATCTTTGGTTTCTCTTTTATCTTTCAGGCACTTATGGCTGTATGCCTTGCTTTTTTTCTCGCCGATCCATCCATTGGTTTGCAGGAGGGGGCATATTATGGATTCCTGACGGGCTTCGGGTGGGTGGCACCTGCTATTGCCATTACCTCATTATTTGAGCAAAGATCCTGGTCCTATATTTCCATTCACGCCAGTTACTGGATCGTAGTATTTACCCTGATGGGGCTCATTCTGGGTGCATGGAAGTAA